In a single window of the Pseudomonas entomophila genome:
- a CDS encoding 5-guanidino-2-oxopentanoate decarboxylase, whose protein sequence is MATCGEVLVKLLEGYGVDHVFGIPGVHTVELYRGLAASSIRHITPRHEQGAGFMADGYARTRGKPGVCFIITGPGMTNITTAMGQAYADSIPMLVISSVQARDQLGGGRGKLHELPNQSALVAGVAAFSQTLMSADDLPQVLARAFAVFDGARPRPVHIEIPLDVLVEPAEHLLPGHPVRTARAGAAPLAVQQMAARLAKARRPLILAGGGALGAGDALLLLAEHLQAPVALTINAKGLLPARHPLQIGSTQTLPATRALVAEADVVLAIGTELAETDYDVTFKGGFAIPGDLLRIDIDPDQTVRNYLPELALVADAEQATEALLVALQLQAQPPRDASWGAARAARLRQDNAATWDQPTLSQTRLLTGLLEVLPDAILVGDSTQPVYTGNLTLDMARPRRWFNASTGYGTLGYALPAAMGAWLGSSEAPAKRAPSVCLIGDGGLQFTLPELASAVEAQVPLIVLLWNNQGYEEIKKYMVNRAIEPVGVDIHTPDFIGVARALGAEAENVADMAQLQAALGRAVERKGPTLIQVDQNEWQRAVQG, encoded by the coding sequence ATGGCAACCTGTGGCGAAGTGCTGGTCAAACTCCTCGAAGGCTATGGCGTGGACCATGTCTTCGGTATTCCAGGCGTGCATACCGTGGAGCTCTACCGCGGCTTGGCGGCGTCCTCGATCCGCCATATCACCCCACGCCACGAGCAGGGCGCCGGGTTCATGGCCGATGGCTACGCGCGTACCCGTGGCAAACCGGGGGTGTGCTTCATCATCACCGGCCCGGGCATGACCAACATCACCACCGCCATGGGGCAGGCCTACGCCGATTCGATTCCCATGCTGGTCATTTCCAGCGTGCAGGCCCGCGACCAGCTCGGTGGTGGGCGCGGCAAGCTGCATGAGTTGCCCAACCAGTCCGCTCTGGTGGCAGGCGTGGCGGCCTTCTCGCAGACGCTGATGAGCGCCGACGACCTGCCCCAGGTACTGGCGCGCGCCTTCGCCGTGTTCGACGGTGCGCGGCCACGGCCGGTGCATATCGAGATTCCGTTGGATGTGCTGGTTGAGCCAGCCGAGCACCTGTTGCCGGGTCACCCGGTGCGCACCGCCCGTGCCGGTGCGGCGCCGTTGGCCGTGCAGCAGATGGCCGCGCGCCTGGCCAAGGCGCGCCGCCCGCTGATCCTCGCCGGTGGCGGTGCCCTGGGGGCGGGCGACGCGCTCCTGCTGCTGGCAGAGCATCTTCAGGCGCCGGTGGCATTGACCATCAATGCCAAGGGGCTGCTGCCGGCCCGGCATCCGTTGCAGATCGGCTCGACCCAGACGCTGCCAGCGACCCGCGCGCTGGTCGCCGAGGCTGACGTGGTGCTGGCCATCGGCACCGAACTGGCCGAGACCGATTACGACGTGACGTTCAAGGGCGGCTTCGCGATCCCCGGCGACCTGCTACGCATCGATATCGACCCTGACCAGACGGTACGCAACTACCTGCCGGAGCTGGCGCTGGTCGCCGATGCCGAGCAAGCGACCGAAGCGCTGCTGGTTGCACTGCAATTGCAGGCGCAACCACCGCGTGATGCCAGTTGGGGGGCTGCCCGCGCCGCCCGTCTGCGCCAGGACAATGCCGCTACATGGGACCAACCGACCCTGAGCCAGACGCGCCTGCTGACCGGCCTTCTGGAAGTGTTGCCCGACGCCATTCTGGTGGGGGATTCGACGCAACCGGTGTACACCGGCAACCTGACCTTGGACATGGCTCGACCGCGCCGTTGGTTCAATGCTTCCACCGGCTACGGCACTCTCGGTTATGCCTTGCCGGCCGCCATGGGGGCGTGGCTGGGCAGCAGCGAGGCGCCTGCCAAACGAGCACCGTCGGTCTGCCTGATCGGCGATGGCGGCCTGCAGTTCACCTTGCCGGAGCTGGCCAGCGCGGTGGAGGCGCAGGTGCCGCTGATCGTGCTGCTGTGGAACAACCAGGGGTACGAGGAAATCAAGAAATACATGGTCAACCGGGCCATCGAGCCGGTCGGCGTTGATATCCACACGCCGGATTTCATCGGGGTGGCACGGGCGCTGGGAGCAGAGGCGGAGAATGTCGCCGATATGGCCCAGTTGCAGGCTGCGCTGGGCCGGGCGGTGGAGCGCAAGGGGCCGACGTTGATCCAGGTGGACCAGAATGAGTGGCAACGGGCTGTACAAGGCTGA